The DNA region TCATCAGCGCGGGCGAACACGATTTCGCCGAGAACATCATCCACCTCGTGCTCGCGCGGCTTCCCGACGCGCCGGCCGGCAGCCGGGGCATCTCGATGCTGGTCGTGCCGAAGTTCAAGGTAGGCAAAGACGGCAGCCTCGGCGAGCGCAACGCCGTCGCCGCCGGCGCCATCGAACACAAGATGGGCATCAGGGGCTCGGCCACCTGCGTGATGAACTTCGACGAGGCCGAAGGCTGGCTGATCGGTCCCGCCCACAAGGGTCTGGTGGCGATGTTCACCATGATGAATGCCGCGCGGCTCGCCGTCGGCATCCAGGGTCTTGCAGTGTCCGAGCGCGCCCTGCAGAACAGCCTCAACTACGCCCGTGAGCGCCTGCAGATGCGTGCGCTGTCCGGTGCGAAACTGCCCGACAAGCCGGCCGATCCGCTCACCGTGCATCCCGACGTGCGCCGCATGCTGCTGACCCAGCGTGCCTTCGTCGAAGGTGGCCGCGTGCTCGCCGCCTACGCCGCGCTGCAGAGCGACATCGAGTCGCGCGATGCGGATCCGCAGGCGCGCAAGGAAGCCGGTGAACTGCTGTCCTTCCTGATTCCGATCGCCAAGGGCCTGCTCACCGAAGCCGCGCAGGAATGCACCAAGGAAGCCCTGCAGATCTTCGGCGGTCACGGCTATATCGCCGAGCACGGCATGGAGCAGTTCGTCCGCGATGCGCGCATCATCACCTTGTACGAAGGCACCACGCAGATCCAGGCGCTGGACCTGCTCGGCCGCAAGGTCATGCAGCTGCAGGGCGCCGGTCTGAAGCATTTCCTCGGTGAGATTTCGGCGTTCTGCCAGGCGCACCAGACCACGGAAAGCGTCAAGGCTTTCATCGGGCCTCTCGCCGTGGCGACCAAGACCTGGGGCGATCTGACCCAGGCGATCGCCCAGAGCGCACAGGCCAACCCGGAGGAGCTGGGCGCGGCCGCGGTGGATTATCTCTATCTGTCGGGCTATGTGACCCTGGCTTACTGCTGGGCACGCAGCGTGCTCGCCGCCGAGGGCTCACACCTCCCCGCCGATGCGAAGCAGGCCAAGCGCGACACGGCCACGTTCTATTTCAGCCGCATCCTGCCGCGTATCCACGTCCACAAGGCGGCGATCGAGGCAGGCGTGGCGACGTTGCCGGAACTGCTGTAACCCGCTGGAGGGTGGCGGGGGTTTCCCCGCCACCCCCGAAGGTGTAGAAAAGGCTCTGGCCAGCCTTCCCACCGCGACGGTGCCCGACCCGATGAGCGACTCTCCGTTTCTGATCCGTCTCGCCGAGAGCGACGATGACGAGTTCATCCTTGGCCTGCTCCACCGTTTCGTCGACTTCCCGCTGCCCAACGGGCGCAGCAAGACCGATTGCCTCAAGGGCATCGAGTCGGACCTGGTCAGACACCTCGACGAACAACCGTCCAACAGCTACATCTTCGTCGCCGAGAACGAAGACGGTGACCCTGTGGGCTTCGTGCATCTTCAGAAAACCAAGGACTTCTTCACGCATCGCGACAACTGCCATATCTCCGATATCGCGGTGGCGAAAGAACACGAGGGCGAAGGCGTCGGTACCTTCCTGCTCGACCACGCCTACGCCTGGGCCAAGGACCATCGCTGCCAGTTTGTAACGCTGGCCGTGTTCCCCGGCAACGAGCGGGCCCGCGACATGTATGTGAAGCATGGCTTCGATACGGACCTGATACGGCTGGCGAAGCCGGTTCGCTGATCGAGGCGGTGGAACGAAAAAGGCCACCCTCGCGGGTGGCCTTTTTTTGATGGAGCCAGACAATCAGACCGTGGGGGTCGTGACTTCTTTCTGCTCGCGCGTGTCGAGACGCGCGGCCATGCGGTCGATGTTGGCCAGCGACACCAGGTGCGCGTAGATCCAGCCGAAGGCGCCTTCGCGGAGGAATTCACCGGCGACCTTCTCGTCGAGAGCGCGCAGCTTCTCTTCGTTGATGACGAACAGGCCGTTGAGGTTGATGCCCTTGCCTTCCTTCTGCAGGGTGATGGTGCGCGGCTCGAGCAGGTCGTGCTCGCGGAGCTTGCCCATGAACCACTGCGTACGGGCGACGTGGTCCTGGAACTCGCCGAGGAAATTCACGGCATTGGTCAGCGCCGGCGCGTCGGTGCCGTCTTCGTTGAACAGACGCTCACCTTCGGTTTCGTTGAAGCCTTCGTAGGCCTCGTCGAGGAAAACGGTGAAGTCGTCGCCTTCGGCACCGGCCGGCTTCTCGGCCAGCACGAACGGATAGCGGCGGACGAACGCCGGGATGTACATGCCCTGTTCCCAGAAGCCGTTCTCACCGACCAGCAGGTTCTCGCCCTGACGCAGGCCGAGGAGGGCCATCGGGCCGGCCTCTTCCATGCTGTTGCCAGCGAAGAGGATCGGGAAGTCACGCGCGGCGGGCGCGAACTCGACGCCGGTCAGGGGCACGGAGTGCGCCGTGGCCGCGAAACGGATGTTGTTCACCGCCTTGAGACGGAGATCGCGATGCGCCGTGCGATTCAGGGGAACCGGACGCTCGTAGAAAAGCACTTCTGCCACTGAGAAACCCTCATGGACCCGCCGGACCTGGGAAGCCACCCCGGCCCCCCTTCCAAACCCGCGCAGGCGTTAACGAACCCCCACTATATCAGCGCTTCATGACCGCTACAGCCCCGCAAGAACCGTACCGGGCGTGCGCGATTCCGTCGCAATAATGGGCTATGCTCGGGCGAACGCCTCCCAGGAGGCGGGATCGGCCCCCCGATCCGCACGGAGTTCGGCTTGCTGGAACGCTCTTTCGCTTTAGTGAAGGACGAGACCCGATGACGATGGAAGTGCTCCAAGAGGACCTGCCGAGGGTAAGCGCGCTGCATACGACGCGCGTGCTGTCGCTCGACGCGGCGGGCCGCATCCTGGACTGGATCAGCTGGCAGGACGCCGTCTGCCTGTATGTCCGCGGCGTGGTGGCCTGGACACTGGGCGACGCCTGCCTGACCGTCCACGGCGGGATGAACCGGGCGCTCGGCATGCAGAGCAGCCTCGAGCTTCACCCCATCGTGGCCAGCACCGGCCACTGCCGAGAACACGCCGTCGATCCGGCGCCGGCGCTGACCAACACGGCCCTCTTCGCCCGCGACCGGCACATCTGTCTCTACTGCGGTCACCACTACACCCGCCACGAACTCACCCGCGACCACGTGCTGCCCTTGTCCAAGAAGGGCGCGGACGAGTGGGAGAACGTGGTCAGCGCCTGCCTGGCCTGCAATCTGCGCAAGAGCAACCGTACCCCGCAGCAGGCCCGCATGCCGCTTCTGGCCGTGCCCTACCGGCCCAGCTGGGTGGAGCACCTGATCCTTTCCAACCGCAATATCCTGGCCGATCAGATGGAATTTCTGGTCAGCCATCTGCCACGGGATCGGCGCCCCGCCTGAATCCCGCCCGCCTTTGCCCGCAAGGTTTCACACGTCGTCCCTTGCCCCCGCCCCTCCGTAGGCGAACAATAGGCGGATGAACGACCTCTCCCGCTACCCTTATCTGGCGCAGATCGACTCGCCGGAGGATCTCCGGCGTTTCCCGGAAGACGAACTTCCGGCGATCGCCGACGAACTGCGCCGGTACCTGATCGAGGCCGTCGCCTCGTCGGGCGGTCACTTCGGCGCGGGACTGGGCGTCGTCGAGCTCACGGTCGCCCTGCACCACGTGCTCGATACCCCGCGAGACCGCCTCGTCTGGGATGTGGGTCACCAGTGCTACCCGCACAAGATCCTGACCGGCCGCCGCGACCGCATCACCACGATCAAGAAGAAGGACGGCCTGGCTCCCTTCCCCCGCCGCGAGGAAAGCGAGTACGACACCTTCGGCGTCGGGCATTCGTCCACGTCCATTTCGGCCGCACTGGGTATGGCCATCGCTCTGCAGCGCCGTGGCGACCACCGCAAGGTCGTCGCCGTCATCGGCGACGGCGCGATGACCGCCGGCATGGCCTTCGAGGCCCTCAACCACGGCGGCGACGTCGAGCCGAACATGCTGGTGATCCTCAACGACAACGGCATGTCGATCAGCGAAAACGTCGGCGCGATGACCAAGATGATGGCCCGCGCCATGTCCAGCCGCACGCTCAACGCCTGGCGGGAGCGGGCCAAGAAGGCCATGCCGAGGGAGTCGTTCTTCGGCCGTTTCTTCAAGCGCTGGGAAGAACACGCCAAGGGCATGTTCGTGCCGTCCACCCTGTTCGAGGAACTGGGCTTCCACTACACGGGTCCCATCGACGGGCACAACATGGCGCAGCTGGTACAGGCCCTGGAGACCGCCAAGGACCTCCCCGGCCCGCAGCTCGTCCACGTGATGACGACCAAGGGCAAGGGCTACGAGCCTGCCGAAAAAGGTCCGATCGAATACCACGCCGTAGGTCCGTTCGACCCGGTGGCCGGCCTCGTCAAGAAGAGCGCGCCCGCCAAACCGACTTATACCGATATCTTCGGCGACTGGCTGTGCGACATGGCGGCCGCCGACGAGCGCTTGCTCGGCATCACCCCGGCGATGCGCGAAGGCTCCGGCCTGGTGCGTTTCTCGAAGGAATACCCGCAGCGTTATTTCGACGTGGCCATCGCCGAGCAGCATGCGGTCACGCTTGCTGCGGGCATGGCGGTCGAGGGTGCGAAGCCCGTCGTGGCGATCTATTCCTCGTTCCTGCAGCGCGCCTACGACCAGGCCATCCACGACGTCGCCCTGCAGAACCTCGATGTCACCTTCGCGGTCGACCGCGCGGGTGTGGTCGGTCCGGACGGCGCCACGCACGCGGGCAGTTTCGATCTGTCGTTCATGCGCTGCCTGCCGAACATGGTGATCATGGCGCCAGCCGACGAGAACGAATGCCGCATCATGCTGAGCACGGGCTATCAGTACCACGGCCCGGCCGCCATTCGCTATCCGCGCGGTACCGGCCCGGGCGCGAAGATGGTCGAGGCGCTGGAGACGTATCCGATCGGCAAGGCCGAAGTGCGCCGTCGCGGGCACCACGGTCTGGCGATTCTTTCTTTCGGCACGATGCTGGCACCTGCCGCTGTTATCGCCGCGGAGACTGATGCCACGTTGGTGAACATGCGCTTCGTGAAACCACTGGACGAGGAACTCATCCTCGAGATGGCGCGGACGCACAAAGCATTCGTCACCATCGAGGACAATGCCATCGCCGGCGGTGCCGGTGCGGGCGTGGCCGAATTGCTGGCCGCCAATGGCGTGACGTTGCCGATCCTGCATCTGGGTCTGCCGGACGCTTATCTCGAGCACGGGAGCCGCGAGGAAGTCCTCACGATGGCCGGGCTCGACCTCCCACAGATCCGCAGCGCGATCGTTGCGCGGTTTCCGCAGTTCGTGGCGACGGAAGTGGCCAGCGCGGGCTGAGTCATCGCACGTGGGCCGTCGGCAACTCAGCCGTCGGCCCAGTCCTTGGGAAGTGACTGTAGAGGCAGCAAGTCGACTCGCGACATCTCGACCTCGTACGGCATGCCGTCATCGTCGACGTTCAACCGCCCTTGCACCTGTACGCCGTCGCTATCGTCGAAGGCAAAGTCGCTTACTGCTCGCGTGTAGTCACCCGGCTCCGGGAACACGACACGAAACCCGCCCAGGCCACCATTCGCGAGATCGGTTACACGAAGCGCATCAAGCCACGCGGCCTCGGGTTCAGCCATGCCTGCCTTGCCGATCACGTGCACGAGCAACGCGCGTTCGGGCACAAGTAGTGGACGCCCGGCATCCGCTGTCACCAGCTCATAAAGCCGATCGGCCCGCGCGCTCGTCCCGACGAACCGCTGCGCTTCATCAAGCGAACAGCGAACCGTCGCGCATCCGGAAAGATCGAGTGTCTGATCAGGATCGGGATTGATCCCATGTCCACCGGACACGAATCCGTTAATACCAAGGGGACGAACACCGATATCACCCATCGCCACAAGCACGTCGGACAGGGCGGCCACGTCGAGAAGCGCGAGATCACCATGCCGCGTGATGCGACCTGAGCACCCGGCGAGCAATGAAGAAAGCGATGGAGGTTCGCGTCCGTCGACGGTGGCGAATCCTTCGGTCCAGCCACGCTCTCCAAGCGTAACGGCTCCGGTCATGAAGCCATCGGGATAGTCGGCAAAACCCGGGAGTCGCCTGCTGGCGGCTACCGCCTCTTCGGCAAGCGCGCGCGTCGAGAAGACGCCGACCACGCGCTCATGGTCGATTTCCGCGGGCTCTTCGAACTCATGCCAGACCACGTGAACCTCGGCCAGCTCCGTCGCCGCACCCTCCGGAGAGTGGCGGGCGAGCAGCCCGGGCAAGCCGTCCGCGACGGCGAATCCCATGGGCCAGAGCAGCACGTCGATGGCGTAAGCGATCACGCGAAATCCATCGGGGGTTCGCCTGAAACCGGGCAAATCGAGGTAAGCCGCGACGGACGATTCGGCGTTCGCACGCGACGCATGCATGCCCAGATCTTTGACGTCGCCGGCACCTGGGCCGATCGAGTGCACGTGATAAAGAGCAAAGACCGTGGGCAGGTTTTCGCTCGTCAGGCTCATCGGACTGCCAACCTCGCTCCGCTCACGCGATCCCGCGCCTCAAGATCCTGTGCGGTGAAAACGTCCATGAGACCCGTGCGCTCGATAATGGAACGAGCAGCCTGACCCTGGTTCCAGCCGTGCTCCATGAGCAGCCAGCCACCGTCGGCGAGATGCGCGGATGCGCCGGAGGCGATGCGCCGGATGTCGCCGAGACCGTCCTCCCCTGAAGCGAGCGCGCTTGCCGGCTCGAAACGCAGGTCGCCCTGTCCGAGATGCGCGTCGCTTGACTCGATATACGGAGGATTGCTGACGATGACGTCGAAACGCTCGTCACCCACCGCGGAATACCAGTCGCTGGCAGCGAAGCGTACGCGCTGCAGACCGTGGCGCTCCGCATTTCGCCGTGCGACAACCAGCGCCGGCTCGCTGAAGTCGACGGCCGTGACCGAGGCATCGGGCCGCTCCTTCGCCACGGCGAGGGCGATCGCCCCGCTACCCGTTCCGAGGTCGAGCACGCGTCCTCCCGCAGGCAGTCGCTCCAGAACGAGCTCCACCAGAAGCTCGGTTTCCGGCCTCGGTATCAACGTGGCGGGTCCCACCTCCAGGGTCATCGACCAGAAGTCCCGCGTGCCCGTGATGTAAGCGACCGGCTCGCCTTCCGCACGCCGGCGCACCAGGCCTCCGAACGCCGCCGTGGCGTCGGCGCCGAGTTCGTCATCGGCATGCGCAAAGAACCACGCGCGATTCACCCCCAGCACATGGGCCAGCAGCAGCTCGGCCTCGAGTCGGTCGCCAAGGGCCTCGGCGGCCTGGCGCAGGATCGTGCGGACATCGGTCATGTCCGGATTCTAGCCGCTGGACCGCAGGAAGGCCTATGCAAGGCGCCCACGGCTACAATCCCGCTCATGTCCCTTCGCGCCTTCATCCTTCTGTTCGTTGTGCTCCTCGGCGGCTGCAAGTCGGCGTTCTTCGGCGCGATGAATGCTCGCCAGTCCACCGATGGCGTCGTGGCACATCGCGATCTCGTTTACGACCGCGCACTGAATATCGCACTGGACGTCTACGCTCCGGCGCAGGCGACCCACGCGCCCGTCGTCGTTTACTTCTACGGCGGCAGCTGGATGAGCGGGAAGCGCCAGTGGTTCCGCTGGGTGGGCGAGGCACTGGCCGCTCGCGGCATCGTGACAATCATTGCCGACGTCCGGCTCTGGCCGGCCGCGCGACAGGATGGCTTTCTGCATGATGGTGCGGAAGCCGTGCGCTGGGCACACGACCACGCCGGGGAATTCGGGGGCGATCCGCGCGATGAGTTCGTCATGGGCCACTCGTCGGGCGGCCAGATAGCCGCCATGCTTGCCGTCGACAAGCAGTGGCTTGCCGCCGTCGACATGCGTCCGCGCGATCTGGCCGGGTTCATCGGCGTGGCCGGAACTTACGACTTCATTCCCTTCGACGAACCCGAGTTCGCGGACATCTTCGGACACACGCCTGCCGAGCAGGCGCGTTCGCAGCCGATCAACTTCGTGGATGGCGACGAGCCGCCCGCGCTTCTGCTGCAGGGGGAGAAGGACACGATCGTCTCGCCGGCGGAGGCCGTCGCGTTCGAGGGGCGTTACCGGCAGCAGGGGGAGCCCGTCGAACTGAAGCTCTATCCCGCCGTGGGCCATGAGGGGCTCTTGCTTGCACTCGGGCCCCGGCAGCGGTCGGCTCCGATGCTGGATGACACCGTGGACTTTATCCGGCGGCATCCGGCGGCTCGCTGAGAGCATCGCCAACAGGGTTGGCTCCCACCGGGTATGGAATCACTGGGGTATGGAATCACCGGGGTTCTGAATCACAGCGGTGTGGAAGCACGGCGGACGTGGCGCTGCATCCGTTTTCACGGGCGGTCCGTAGAGTGCTTACATGACCCGACTCTTCCTCGTTTCCCTCGGCGCTCTGCTCCTCTCCGGCTGCCAGTCCGCTCTGTTCGGTGTGATCAATGCACGCCAGTCGTCCACCGGCGTCGTTGCCCACCACGACATCGTCTACGACCCGTCGGACGGGCTGGCGCTGGATGTGTACGGCCCCGTCGATGCGAAGAACGCGCCCGTCGTGGTGTTCCTCTACGGCGGCAGCTGGAAGAGCGGCAAGCGGCAGTGGTACCGCTGGGTGGGCGAGGCGCTGGCGTCGCGGGGCATCGTCACCGTCGTGCCCGATTACCGTCTGTGGCCGAAGGTGAAACTGGAT from Luteibacter mycovicinus includes:
- a CDS encoding acyl-CoA dehydrogenase C-terminal domain-containing protein; the encoded protein is MTIYKAPLDDMRFALYDVLGAEAVLARLEGGEGHTRDLLDAVLDEAARFNEQVLAPLNASGDQEGCHYDKATASVTTPKGFKEAYRQYAEGGWAGLTAHEKFGGQGLPAVLGAMTKEMIDSANLAWGIYPLLSHGATDALEHHGDAWQQETFLKPLVEGRWTGTMCLTEPQAGSDLGLLKTRAEPNEDGSYRVTGTKIFISAGEHDFAENIIHLVLARLPDAPAGSRGISMLVVPKFKVGKDGSLGERNAVAAGAIEHKMGIRGSATCVMNFDEAEGWLIGPAHKGLVAMFTMMNAARLAVGIQGLAVSERALQNSLNYARERLQMRALSGAKLPDKPADPLTVHPDVRRMLLTQRAFVEGGRVLAAYAALQSDIESRDADPQARKEAGELLSFLIPIAKGLLTEAAQECTKEALQIFGGHGYIAEHGMEQFVRDARIITLYEGTTQIQALDLLGRKVMQLQGAGLKHFLGEISAFCQAHQTTESVKAFIGPLAVATKTWGDLTQAIAQSAQANPEELGAAAVDYLYLSGYVTLAYCWARSVLAAEGSHLPADAKQAKRDTATFYFSRILPRIHVHKAAIEAGVATLPELL
- a CDS encoding GNAT family N-acetyltransferase: MSDSPFLIRLAESDDDEFILGLLHRFVDFPLPNGRSKTDCLKGIESDLVRHLDEQPSNSYIFVAENEDGDPVGFVHLQKTKDFFTHRDNCHISDIAVAKEHEGEGVGTFLLDHAYAWAKDHRCQFVTLAVFPGNERARDMYVKHGFDTDLIRLAKPVR
- a CDS encoding SapC family protein codes for the protein MAEVLFYERPVPLNRTAHRDLRLKAVNNIRFAATAHSVPLTGVEFAPAARDFPILFAGNSMEEAGPMALLGLRQGENLLVGENGFWEQGMYIPAFVRRYPFVLAEKPAGAEGDDFTVFLDEAYEGFNETEGERLFNEDGTDAPALTNAVNFLGEFQDHVARTQWFMGKLREHDLLEPRTITLQKEGKGINLNGLFVINEEKLRALDEKVAGEFLREGAFGWIYAHLVSLANIDRMAARLDTREQKEVTTPTV
- a CDS encoding HNH endonuclease; its protein translation is MEVLQEDLPRVSALHTTRVLSLDAAGRILDWISWQDAVCLYVRGVVAWTLGDACLTVHGGMNRALGMQSSLELHPIVASTGHCREHAVDPAPALTNTALFARDRHICLYCGHHYTRHELTRDHVLPLSKKGADEWENVVSACLACNLRKSNRTPQQARMPLLAVPYRPSWVEHLILSNRNILADQMEFLVSHLPRDRRPA
- the dxs gene encoding 1-deoxy-D-xylulose-5-phosphate synthase, whose translation is MNDLSRYPYLAQIDSPEDLRRFPEDELPAIADELRRYLIEAVASSGGHFGAGLGVVELTVALHHVLDTPRDRLVWDVGHQCYPHKILTGRRDRITTIKKKDGLAPFPRREESEYDTFGVGHSSTSISAALGMAIALQRRGDHRKVVAVIGDGAMTAGMAFEALNHGGDVEPNMLVILNDNGMSISENVGAMTKMMARAMSSRTLNAWRERAKKAMPRESFFGRFFKRWEEHAKGMFVPSTLFEELGFHYTGPIDGHNMAQLVQALETAKDLPGPQLVHVMTTKGKGYEPAEKGPIEYHAVGPFDPVAGLVKKSAPAKPTYTDIFGDWLCDMAAADERLLGITPAMREGSGLVRFSKEYPQRYFDVAIAEQHAVTLAAGMAVEGAKPVVAIYSSFLQRAYDQAIHDVALQNLDVTFAVDRAGVVGPDGATHAGSFDLSFMRCLPNMVIMAPADENECRIMLSTGYQYHGPAAIRYPRGTGPGAKMVEALETYPIGKAEVRRRGHHGLAILSFGTMLAPAAVIAAETDATLVNMRFVKPLDEELILEMARTHKAFVTIEDNAIAGGAGAGVAELLAANGVTLPILHLGLPDAYLEHGSREEVLTMAGLDLPQIRSAIVARFPQFVATEVASAG
- a CDS encoding DUF6984 family protein, whose translation is MSLTSENLPTVFALYHVHSIGPGAGDVKDLGMHASRANAESSVAAYLDLPGFRRTPDGFRVIAYAIDVLLWPMGFAVADGLPGLLARHSPEGAATELAEVHVVWHEFEEPAEIDHERVVGVFSTRALAEEAVAASRRLPGFADYPDGFMTGAVTLGERGWTEGFATVDGREPPSLSSLLAGCSGRITRHGDLALLDVAALSDVLVAMGDIGVRPLGINGFVSGGHGINPDPDQTLDLSGCATVRCSLDEAQRFVGTSARADRLYELVTADAGRPLLVPERALLVHVIGKAGMAEPEAAWLDALRVTDLANGGLGGFRVVFPEPGDYTRAVSDFAFDDSDGVQVQGRLNVDDDGMPYEVEMSRVDLLPLQSLPKDWADG
- the prmC gene encoding peptide chain release factor N(5)-glutamine methyltransferase translates to MTDVRTILRQAAEALGDRLEAELLLAHVLGVNRAWFFAHADDELGADATAAFGGLVRRRAEGEPVAYITGTRDFWSMTLEVGPATLIPRPETELLVELVLERLPAGGRVLDLGTGSGAIALAVAKERPDASVTAVDFSEPALVVARRNAERHGLQRVRFAASDWYSAVGDERFDVIVSNPPYIESSDAHLGQGDLRFEPASALASGEDGLGDIRRIASGASAHLADGGWLLMEHGWNQGQAARSIIERTGLMDVFTAQDLEARDRVSGARLAVR
- a CDS encoding alpha/beta hydrolase, with protein sequence MSLRAFILLFVVLLGGCKSAFFGAMNARQSTDGVVAHRDLVYDRALNIALDVYAPAQATHAPVVVYFYGGSWMSGKRQWFRWVGEALAARGIVTIIADVRLWPAARQDGFLHDGAEAVRWAHDHAGEFGGDPRDEFVMGHSSGGQIAAMLAVDKQWLAAVDMRPRDLAGFIGVAGTYDFIPFDEPEFADIFGHTPAEQARSQPINFVDGDEPPALLLQGEKDTIVSPAEAVAFEGRYRQQGEPVELKLYPAVGHEGLLLALGPRQRSAPMLDDTVDFIRRHPAAR